The following proteins are encoded in a genomic region of Deltaproteobacteria bacterium:
- a CDS encoding sodium-dependent transporter, translating to MGPRKRETWKTRLGLVLAMAGSAVGLGNYLRFPVQAAQNGGGAFMIPYFCALIFLAMPLMWCEWAMGRMGGEKHHGTTPGIFALLWKHPAAKYIGAIGVLLPLAVSFYYVYIQSWTLAYSFFALTGKYAGITSREGMSQFLSAYQGIDSAWGVSGLAYLFFLLSMVLNTWIHYGGIQKGIERAANWGMPVLILLSVLLTIRVLTLGSPDPVHPENSVWNGIGFIWNPDLSQLRNAKVWLAAAGQVFFTLSVGFGMIHVYASYMKSRDDVVVTGFSTTMVNEWGEVILGGTIAIPIAYAFFGPQGTLEVAQGGAFNLGFATMPVVLQQLPWQTALGTAWFFLLFIAGTLSQISLTLPLITFLEDELDWDHKKAVLTTSLLVFLAAHIPILGLRHGALDEIDFWAGTFAVSLFALVETILFIWVFRPQRAWAEIHKGAQVTIPKFFLFVLKFITPTYLLILFLVWSIQQGPAVLRMDGVSPADIPWRWGARLLLVTFLGILLLLIQKVWSKRKEGV from the coding sequence ATGGGACCCCGCAAACGCGAAACCTGGAAAACTCGTTTAGGGCTGGTGCTGGCGATGGCCGGGAGCGCCGTTGGGCTCGGCAACTATCTCCGCTTTCCGGTGCAGGCGGCACAAAACGGCGGCGGCGCCTTCATGATCCCGTATTTTTGCGCGCTCATCTTTCTCGCGATGCCGCTGATGTGGTGCGAATGGGCGATGGGACGGATGGGGGGAGAAAAACACCATGGCACGACCCCCGGCATCTTTGCCCTCTTGTGGAAACATCCGGCGGCCAAGTACATTGGGGCTATCGGTGTCTTATTGCCGCTGGCGGTCAGCTTTTACTATGTCTACATCCAATCCTGGACACTGGCGTACAGTTTCTTTGCCCTGACTGGAAAATATGCCGGGATCACCTCGCGGGAGGGGATGTCGCAATTTCTCTCCGCCTACCAGGGGATCGATTCAGCTTGGGGGGTGAGCGGGCTCGCCTATCTCTTTTTTCTCTTGAGCATGGTCTTAAATACCTGGATTCACTACGGCGGCATTCAAAAAGGGATCGAACGGGCCGCCAATTGGGGGATGCCGGTTTTGATCCTTCTCTCCGTTCTTTTGACAATCCGGGTGCTGACTCTCGGTTCCCCCGATCCGGTTCACCCGGAAAACAGCGTCTGGAACGGGATCGGTTTTATCTGGAATCCAGATCTCTCCCAGTTGCGGAATGCCAAGGTCTGGCTCGCCGCCGCGGGGCAGGTCTTTTTTACATTGAGTGTCGGTTTTGGGATGATCCATGTCTATGCGAGCTACATGAAGAGTCGGGACGATGTCGTGGTGACCGGTTTTTCGACAACGATGGTGAACGAGTGGGGGGAGGTTATTTTGGGAGGGACGATTGCGATCCCGATCGCCTACGCCTTTTTCGGGCCCCAAGGGACCCTGGAGGTTGCTCAGGGGGGGGCGTTCAACCTCGGTTTTGCCACGATGCCGGTGGTCCTGCAACAACTCCCCTGGCAGACCGCCCTTGGCACCGCCTGGTTTTTCCTCCTCTTCATTGCGGGGACTCTGTCGCAGATTTCACTCACGCTACCGCTCATCACCTTTTTGGAAGACGAATTGGACTGGGATCACAAGAAGGCGGTTTTGACGACCTCCCTTCTCGTCTTTTTGGCGGCGCATATCCCGATCCTGGGGCTCCGGCACGGCGCTCTGGACGAGATTGATTTCTGGGCCGGGACCTTTGCCGTTTCCCTCTTTGCCCTCGTGGAGACAATCCTGTTTATCTGGGTCTTCCGGCCGCAGAGGGCCTGGGCAGAGATCCACAAGGGGGCGCAGGTGACGATTCCCAAGTTTTTTCTGTTTGTCTTAAAATTTATCACCCCGACCTACCTTTTAATCCTGTTTTTGGTCTGGTCGATTCAGCAGGGGCCGGCGGTTCTTCGGATGGATGGCGTTTCACCGGCGGATATCCCCTGGCGCTGGGGGGCCAGGCTCCTGCTCGTTACCTTTTTGGGAATCCTGCTACTCCTGATCCAGAAGGTCTGGAGTAAACGAAAGGAGGGGGTATGA
- the hisC gene encoding histidinol-phosphate transaminase — translation MPSYFRPELKKIRGYELHQPAHAIKLNQNESPYDVPLALKGKILEHLRELPWNRYPLPYLDDLCGRLADKWNHPPKGVVVTNGSNILIQELAILANKNLPLLTVTPAFSLYELVGKMVGRKVVTVPLQDDFSLPLDRFLKTLKRTKPSVVFLANPNAPTGNLFPEEAILAILKKSSSLVVIDEAYFEFSGKTLLPHLRRFPHLVLLRTFSKAYSLAGARLGYTLCHPEVAREIRKVLLPFGVSALSVSIAKTLLDHPEVVQETARTIIQERNQLLREMQRLVGITVYPSSANYLLFRTKNSKRLEQKLLSQGILIRDVSNKTHLKNCLRVTVGSPEENNQFLKTLKASL, via the coding sequence ATGCCCTCTTACTTCCGTCCCGAATTAAAAAAAATCCGCGGCTACGAGCTCCACCAACCGGCCCATGCGATCAAGCTGAACCAAAACGAGTCCCCCTACGACGTCCCCTTGGCCCTCAAGGGAAAAATCCTGGAACACCTGCGGGAACTCCCCTGGAACCGATATCCCCTCCCCTATCTGGACGACCTTTGCGGGCGACTGGCCGATAAATGGAACCACCCCCCCAAAGGGGTCGTGGTGACCAATGGCTCGAACATCCTGATCCAGGAACTGGCGATTCTTGCCAATAAAAACCTCCCGTTACTAACAGTAACACCGGCATTTTCCCTCTACGAACTTGTCGGGAAAATGGTGGGAAGAAAAGTGGTCACTGTTCCCCTGCAAGATGACTTTTCTCTCCCGCTGGATCGTTTTCTAAAAACCTTGAAAAGGACAAAACCGTCGGTTGTGTTTCTGGCCAACCCGAACGCCCCAACCGGCAATCTCTTTCCGGAAGAGGCAATCCTGGCGATTCTTAAAAAAAGTTCTTCGCTCGTTGTGATTGACGAGGCGTATTTTGAGTTTTCAGGCAAGACGCTCCTCCCCCATCTCCGCCGTTTCCCACACTTGGTCCTCTTAAGGACCTTTTCCAAGGCTTATTCGTTGGCCGGGGCCCGTTTGGGCTACACCCTTTGCCATCCAGAAGTGGCGCGGGAGATCCGCAAGGTCCTGCTCCCCTTTGGTGTCAGTGCCCTCTCCGTATCGATTGCCAAAACCCTTCTCGATCACCCGGAAGTGGTCCAAGAAACAGCCAGAACGATCATTCAGGAAAGGAACCAACTCTTGAGGGAAATGCAGAGGCTTGTGGGGATTACTGTTTATCCCTCCAGCGCCAACTACCTCCTCTTCCGGACCAAAAATTCAAAAAGACTGGAGCAAAAACTCCTCTCCCAAGGGATCCTCATCCGTGATGTCAGTAATAAGACCCACCTGAAGAATTGCCTTCGTGTGACCGTAGGGAGTCCTGAAGAAAACAATCAATTCCTGAAAACTCTAAAGGCAAGCCTCTAG
- a CDS encoding Rrf2 family transcriptional regulator: MLRFNKKTEYALLAVEHMVLKGEEGLSSAREISEAYHIPFPLLAKVMQSLAGKGFIKATYGIKGGYLLAKRAQDISLADLVEVFDGPLAVAECFKQEKTSCPQWNDCTIKNPFDLLNHKIHQLLSETSMADLAGKSF; the protein is encoded by the coding sequence ATGCTACGGTTCAATAAAAAGACGGAGTATGCCCTGTTGGCGGTGGAGCATATGGTCCTGAAGGGGGAAGAAGGCCTGAGTAGTGCCCGGGAGATTTCCGAGGCGTACCATATCCCCTTTCCACTCCTCGCCAAAGTCATGCAATCTCTCGCCGGCAAGGGCTTTATTAAAGCAACCTATGGGATCAAAGGGGGGTACCTCCTTGCCAAAAGGGCACAGGATATCAGCCTTGCCGACCTGGTGGAGGTCTTCGATGGTCCCCTGGCCGTTGCTGAATGTTTCAAACAAGAAAAGACCTCCTGCCCGCAGTGGAACGATTGTACGATCAAAAATCCGTTTGATCTCTTGAATCATAAAATCCACCAACTTCTGTCCGAGACCTCGATGGCCGATCTGGCGGGAAAATCGTTTTAG
- the sufB gene encoding Fe-S cluster assembly protein SufB has translation MSAEILQNLTEGDYRYGFVTTIESDTILPGLNEGVIRLISEKKNEPSFMLDFRLKAYRHWLTMTEPDWANIHHPPIDYQAICYYSAPKKKPQIKNLSEVDPELRATFEKLGISLEEQKRLSGVAVDAVFDSVSVATTFKEKLSELGIIFCSFSEAVQNHPDLVKKYLGSVVPTTDNFYAALNAAVFSDGSFCYIPKGVRCPMELSTYFRINASNTGQFERTLIIADEGASVSYLEGCTAPIRDENQLHAAVVELIALDDAQIKYSTVQNWYPGDKEGKGGIYNFVTKRGKCAGRNSKISWTQVETGSAITWKYPSCLLQGDNSIGEFYSVAVTNNYQQADTGTKMIHIGKNTKSTIISKGISAGHGQNSYRGMVKITKSATGARNYSQCDSLLMGDHCGAHTFPSVEVHNKSAQMEHEASTSKISEDQLFYCRQRGLSTEDAVNMIVNGFCKEVLKELPMEFAVEAQKLLGVSLEGSVG, from the coding sequence ATGAGCGCGGAAATTTTACAAAACCTGACAGAGGGTGACTACCGGTACGGTTTTGTCACCACTATCGAGTCAGACACCATCCTGCCAGGTCTGAACGAAGGAGTCATCCGCCTGATCTCCGAGAAAAAAAACGAGCCCTCTTTCATGCTCGACTTCCGGCTGAAGGCATACCGTCATTGGCTGACAATGACAGAACCGGATTGGGCCAATATCCACCACCCTCCGATCGACTATCAGGCGATCTGTTATTATTCCGCCCCCAAGAAAAAACCGCAAATCAAGAACTTGAGTGAGGTCGATCCGGAACTGAGGGCCACGTTTGAAAAACTCGGGATCTCGCTTGAGGAACAGAAGCGGCTTTCCGGTGTTGCCGTAGACGCCGTCTTTGATAGCGTCTCGGTTGCCACAACTTTTAAGGAAAAACTCTCCGAACTAGGGATCATTTTCTGTTCTTTTTCTGAGGCGGTTCAGAATCACCCCGATCTGGTCAAAAAGTACCTTGGGTCTGTCGTCCCAACCACCGACAATTTCTATGCCGCCTTGAACGCGGCGGTCTTTTCCGATGGTTCCTTCTGTTACATCCCGAAAGGGGTACGCTGCCCGATGGAACTCTCAACCTACTTCCGGATCAACGCCTCCAATACCGGGCAGTTTGAGAGGACCCTGATTATCGCCGACGAGGGGGCTTCCGTCAGCTATCTGGAAGGGTGTACCGCCCCGATCAGGGACGAAAATCAGCTCCATGCCGCTGTTGTTGAGCTGATCGCCCTGGACGATGCCCAGATCAAGTACTCCACCGTCCAGAATTGGTACCCCGGTGACAAAGAAGGCAAAGGAGGCATTTATAACTTTGTTACCAAACGGGGTAAATGCGCCGGAAGAAATTCCAAAATTTCCTGGACACAGGTCGAGACCGGTTCCGCCATCACCTGGAAATATCCGAGCTGTCTCCTGCAGGGAGACAACTCTATCGGCGAGTTTTACTCCGTGGCGGTCACCAACAACTACCAGCAGGCCGATACCGGAACCAAAATGATCCATATCGGTAAAAACACGAAGAGTACCATTATTTCAAAAGGGATCTCGGCCGGCCATGGACAAAACAGCTATCGCGGCATGGTCAAAATCACAAAGAGTGCCACGGGGGCCAGAAACTATTCGCAGTGTGATTCACTTTTGATGGGAGACCATTGCGGCGCCCATACCTTTCCCTCTGTGGAGGTTCACAATAAATCGGCCCAAATGGAACATGAGGCCTCTACCTCAAAAATTAGTGAAGACCAGCTTTTCTATTGCCGTCAGAGGGGGCTTTCCACCGAAGATGCGGTCAACATGATTGTGAATGGCTTTTGTAAGGAGGTCCTGAAAGAACTGCCGATGGAATTTGCGGTCGAGGCCCAGAAGCTCTTAGGGGTCAGTCTGGAAGGTTCAGTCGGGTAA
- the sufC gene encoding Fe-S cluster assembly ATPase SufC, producing MLEIKNLHVKIAGEEILKGLNLKVKAGEVHAIMGPNGSGKSTLAQVLAGRETYEVVKGSALYEGREILKMVPEERAREGIFLAFQYPVEIPGVGNTYFLKAALNAVRQHRGQGELDAMEFLTLVKEKIKLVNMDEGLLKRPVNEGFSGGEKKRNEIFHMLVLEPKLAILDETDSGLDIDALKIVANGVNALRSKDRAFVVITHYQRLLDYIIPDFVHVLSDGRIVKSGDKGLALELEEKGYAWIESGVL from the coding sequence ATGTTGGAAATCAAAAATCTTCACGTCAAAATAGCGGGAGAAGAAATCCTGAAAGGACTCAACCTGAAGGTCAAGGCGGGCGAGGTCCATGCCATTATGGGGCCCAACGGTTCCGGCAAAAGCACACTGGCCCAAGTTTTAGCCGGCCGTGAAACTTATGAGGTCGTCAAAGGCTCCGCCCTCTACGAAGGAAGAGAGATCCTCAAGATGGTCCCTGAAGAGAGGGCCCGCGAGGGGATTTTTCTCGCCTTTCAATACCCTGTGGAGATCCCAGGTGTCGGAAACACCTATTTTCTGAAAGCCGCCCTCAATGCCGTACGCCAGCACCGTGGTCAGGGGGAGCTGGACGCCATGGAGTTTCTGACACTGGTCAAAGAAAAAATAAAACTTGTTAATATGGACGAAGGCTTGTTGAAGCGGCCGGTCAATGAGGGGTTTTCGGGAGGGGAAAAGAAAAGGAACGAGATTTTTCATATGCTGGTCCTGGAACCGAAACTGGCGATCCTTGATGAAACCGACTCGGGACTGGACATTGACGCCCTCAAGATTGTCGCCAACGGTGTGAACGCCCTTCGGAGCAAAGACAGGGCCTTTGTGGTGATCACCCACTACCAACGGCTCCTCGACTACATCATCCCCGACTTTGTCCATGTCCTTTCTGATGGCCGGATCGTAAAATCTGGAGACAAGGGATTGGCCCTTGAACTGGAAGAAAAAGGGTACGCCTGGATTGAATCAGGAGTCTTATGA
- the sufD gene encoding Fe-S cluster assembly protein SufD, translating to MTKTVEKYLGEFEQLQKEIGGNEPAWLAETRKQAMARFASCGFPTTRQEEWRYTSTDPIANHPFTRRTGSKINGSAATLKTLTLGTPEEIRLVFINGDYSKELSSLGSLPKGDLPEGVVVTNLASLLAKAPDLIQPYLAQQSDQNESPPFVALNTGFIKDGAFVLVPKGQIVVTPIHLIFLTTPGVEPLLSQPRNIIIAEPGGQVTLVETYIGRGKYLTNTVTQIFAADNAIVDHIKLQLEDEQAFHIGNIQAHQERSSHLASHSFSFGGLLTRNDIATTLEAEGADGTLNGLYLVRGEQHVDHHTTVDHRRPHATSRELYKGILDGHAKGVFNGKIIVRPDAQKTEARQTNKNLLLSEDAVIHTKPQLEILANDVKCNHGATIGQLDDNAIFYLRSRGLGASEAKSFLTNAFAREIVDSIKMMPFRHKLEQIIHERLTTLPMGTSA from the coding sequence ATGACAAAAACGGTTGAAAAATACTTGGGTGAGTTTGAGCAACTCCAAAAGGAAATCGGGGGAAACGAGCCGGCGTGGCTTGCAGAAACCCGAAAGCAGGCGATGGCCCGCTTTGCCTCGTGCGGTTTTCCAACCACACGCCAGGAAGAATGGCGTTACACGAGCACTGACCCTATTGCCAATCATCCGTTCACCAGGAGAACCGGCAGTAAGATCAACGGTTCAGCCGCCACTTTAAAAACGCTGACCTTGGGGACCCCTGAAGAGATCCGGCTTGTCTTTATCAATGGGGATTATTCAAAGGAGTTGTCTTCACTGGGCTCACTCCCGAAGGGAGATCTGCCAGAGGGGGTTGTTGTCACCAATCTTGCCTCACTCTTGGCCAAGGCCCCTGATCTTATTCAACCTTATCTTGCCCAACAATCGGATCAAAACGAATCCCCTCCCTTTGTAGCCCTTAACACTGGCTTCATCAAGGATGGTGCTTTCGTCCTGGTTCCCAAGGGACAGATTGTCGTCACCCCGATCCATCTGATTTTTTTAACAACGCCGGGAGTTGAACCGCTCCTCTCCCAACCCCGCAATATCATCATCGCGGAACCGGGGGGCCAGGTCACACTGGTGGAAACCTACATCGGCCGGGGAAAGTACCTCACCAATACCGTCACCCAGATTTTTGCGGCCGACAATGCCATTGTGGATCACATCAAACTCCAACTGGAAGATGAACAGGCCTTCCACATCGGAAACATCCAAGCCCATCAGGAACGATCCAGCCACCTGGCCTCCCATTCCTTTTCATTCGGCGGCCTGCTCACCAGGAATGATATCGCGACAACTCTGGAGGCGGAAGGGGCCGATGGAACTCTCAATGGTCTCTACCTGGTCCGGGGAGAACAGCATGTCGATCACCACACCACCGTAGACCATAGGAGACCTCATGCCACCAGCCGTGAACTGTACAAAGGGATCCTGGACGGGCATGCGAAGGGGGTCTTTAATGGAAAGATCATTGTCCGGCCCGACGCCCAAAAAACTGAGGCCCGCCAGACCAACAAGAATCTCCTCCTCTCCGAGGATGCAGTCATCCACACAAAACCCCAGCTTGAGATCCTGGCCAACGACGTCAAATGTAACCATGGAGCGACCATCGGTCAGTTGGACGATAACGCCATCTTTTATCTCCGTAGCCGAGGCCTCGGGGCCAGCGAGGCAAAGAGCTTTTTGACAAACGCGTTCGCCAGGGAAATTGTCGATTCCATCAAGATGATGCCGTTCCGACACAAGCTGGAACAGATCATCCATGAGCGGTTAACAACCCTTCCGATGGGAACCTCGGCATGA
- a CDS encoding cysteine desulfurase: protein MKSSNTAFVRSPLFDLRRIREEFPILKQKIRGKPLVYLDNAATAQKPQAVIETLHQFYSVDNSNIHRGVHLLSERATEAYEEARAKIQLFINAGQSSQIIFTRGATEAINLVAQSYGRKNFQSGDEVLITAMEHHSNIVPWQIVCEATGAKLKVLPINDQGELLPGQLDKLLTKKTRLVSVTQMSNVLGTINPVKEIIRRCHQQGTPVLVDGAQAIAHLKIDVQDLDCDFYVFSGHKLYGPTGIGVLYGKARLLEEMPPYQGGGDMIRTVTFEKTTYNTLPYKFEAGTPHIAGAVGLGAAIQFISEIDFEAATKHEMDLLRYAELALRKIPALQLIGTAQEKASVISFTMEGIHPHDIGTILDQEGIAIRTGHHCAQPLMDRLGVVATARVSLAFYNTKEEIDLFIKGLKKVREVFG from the coding sequence ATGAAATCATCCAATACAGCCTTTGTCCGTTCTCCCTTGTTTGACCTGCGACGGATTCGCGAAGAATTTCCGATCCTCAAGCAGAAAATCCGCGGCAAGCCGCTGGTCTATCTGGATAACGCCGCCACCGCTCAAAAGCCACAGGCGGTCATTGAGACGCTCCATCAGTTTTATTCGGTGGACAATTCCAACATCCACCGTGGGGTCCATCTTCTTTCAGAACGGGCCACGGAGGCCTACGAGGAGGCACGGGCCAAGATCCAGCTTTTCATCAATGCTGGCCAATCCAGCCAGATTATCTTCACGAGGGGCGCGACAGAGGCAATCAACTTGGTCGCCCAGAGTTACGGACGAAAAAATTTCCAGAGTGGGGACGAGGTCCTGATCACCGCGATGGAACATCACTCGAATATTGTCCCCTGGCAGATCGTCTGTGAAGCAACCGGTGCAAAACTCAAGGTTCTGCCGATCAATGATCAGGGGGAACTGCTGCCGGGTCAACTGGACAAACTCCTGACCAAAAAAACGCGGTTAGTCTCCGTCACTCAAATGTCCAACGTCCTCGGAACCATCAATCCGGTCAAAGAGATCATCCGCAGGTGCCATCAACAGGGGACCCCTGTTCTTGTTGATGGGGCTCAGGCGATTGCCCATCTCAAGATTGATGTTCAAGATCTCGACTGTGACTTTTACGTCTTTTCCGGCCACAAACTGTACGGGCCAACAGGGATCGGGGTTCTTTACGGCAAGGCCCGACTTCTGGAGGAGATGCCTCCTTATCAAGGAGGAGGGGATATGATCCGTACGGTCACCTTTGAAAAAACAACCTACAACACCCTCCCCTACAAGTTTGAGGCGGGGACTCCTCACATCGCCGGCGCCGTCGGTCTGGGGGCCGCCATTCAATTCATCAGTGAGATTGATTTCGAGGCAGCGACGAAACATGAAATGGATCTACTCCGATATGCGGAGCTGGCATTGAGAAAAATCCCCGCTCTCCAACTGATAGGGACTGCCCAGGAAAAGGCCTCGGTCATCTCCTTTACCATGGAAGGGATTCATCCGCATGACATCGGCACCATTCTGGACCAGGAAGGGATCGCCATCAGGACCGGCCATCACTGCGCTCAGCCGTTGATGGATCGATTGGGGGTAGTAGCCACGGCCCGTGTCTCACTCGCCTTTTATAATACGAAAGAAGAAATTGACCTCTTCATCAAGGGACTCAAAAAAGTGAGGGAGGTGTTTGGTTAA
- a CDS encoding SUF system NifU family Fe-S cluster assembly protein, whose product MNELADLYQEVILDHNKKPRNCHKLPKANHHAEGYNPLCGDHLNIYLQMDGDLIRDISFEGAGCAISKASASLMTDSLKGKTKEKAELLFEYFHKMVTGKGWFTPEEVSKKLGKLAVFSGVREFPARVKCASLAWHTFKAALDNKKDLVSTENEGTNDGLEPSH is encoded by the coding sequence ATGAACGAGTTGGCCGATCTTTATCAGGAAGTCATCCTGGACCACAACAAGAAGCCCCGTAATTGCCACAAACTCCCCAAGGCCAACCACCATGCCGAGGGGTACAACCCGCTCTGCGGCGATCACCTCAATATCTATCTGCAAATGGATGGCGACCTGATCCGTGACATCAGTTTTGAAGGGGCCGGTTGCGCCATCTCCAAGGCCTCTGCCTCTCTGATGACCGACTCCCTCAAAGGAAAGACAAAGGAAAAGGCCGAACTCCTCTTTGAATATTTCCACAAAATGGTCACTGGTAAGGGGTGGTTCACCCCAGAAGAGGTTTCGAAAAAATTGGGGAAGCTGGCCGTTTTCTCCGGGGTGAGGGAATTTCCCGCACGGGTGAAATGTGCCAGTCTGGCCTGGCACACCTTTAAAGCGGCGCTGGATAACAAGAAGGACCTTGTCTCAACTGAGAATGAGGGGACAAACGATGGACTTGAACCCTCTCACTAA
- a CDS encoding SUF system Fe-S cluster assembly protein yields MDLNPLTNPDDIRENIIEVLKTCFDPEIPVNIYELGLIYNIDVAPAGEVVLEMTLTSPACPVAGSLPPEVETKIKSVPGVTTAKVNVVWDPAWKPDMMSEAARLQLGML; encoded by the coding sequence ATGGACTTGAACCCTCTCACTAACCCTGACGACATCCGGGAAAATATCATCGAGGTCCTGAAGACCTGTTTCGATCCGGAGATCCCGGTCAATATTTATGAACTGGGACTGATCTACAATATCGATGTCGCCCCCGCAGGAGAAGTGGTCCTGGAGATGACACTCACCTCTCCGGCCTGTCCTGTCGCCGGTTCCCTCCCTCCCGAGGTGGAGACAAAAATAAAATCGGTTCCCGGGGTCACCACGGCCAAAGTCAACGTGGTCTGGGACCCTGCCTGGAAACCGGATATGATGTCCGAGGCGGCAAGACTCCAATTGGGGATGTTGTAA
- a CDS encoding M20/M25/M40 family metallo-hydrolase has protein sequence MQDEAKIRQEALGYFQQLIRLKTINPPGNEVIATDFISSILKKEGIEHQTVAPEPGRTSLVARLPAPKGSEGPLLLSSHLDVVPVEEDKWQVPPFEGKIADGYLWGRGTIDMKHMAVYSLMTLLLVKRLGLKLNRDLIWAAVADEEAGCDKGSRYLVEEHPDLIRAEYALNEVGGFTIYSGKKRFYPIQVAERGLVWFKIKAHGEAGHGSVPYGDSAVVKLAQAIQRLHEQFLPRHSHPVAEGFIRTLAGGLALPASLVLKMIARPYGDWLLKILPDRNTARFFVATLHNTAAPTMLEGGQKVNVIPSEVAVVVDGRILPEQSPESFLTEVKNRIGPGYTLEILKTTDANETPISTPLFQTLKSVLEERDPGSMAVPYLMTGFTDATYYQKLGIKTYGFAPIRLPEGLVFTKLFHNHNERIPVEGFYWGLETFFEAVRRFCEASTTA, from the coding sequence ATGCAGGATGAGGCAAAGATCCGTCAGGAGGCCTTGGGCTATTTTCAGCAGTTGATCCGTCTCAAGACAATCAATCCCCCCGGCAACGAGGTCATCGCGACGGATTTTATTTCCTCAATCCTCAAAAAAGAAGGGATCGAACACCAAACGGTTGCCCCCGAACCGGGGCGGACCAGTCTTGTAGCGCGGCTCCCCGCCCCAAAAGGGTCCGAGGGCCCCCTGCTCCTGTCATCACACCTCGATGTCGTTCCGGTCGAAGAAGACAAATGGCAGGTCCCTCCTTTTGAGGGAAAGATAGCGGATGGGTATTTGTGGGGGCGCGGCACGATCGACATGAAACATATGGCGGTCTACAGCCTGATGACCCTGCTCCTCGTCAAACGTTTGGGGTTGAAATTAAACCGGGACCTGATCTGGGCCGCGGTCGCCGATGAAGAGGCCGGTTGCGACAAAGGCTCCCGTTACCTCGTTGAAGAACACCCCGACTTGATCCGTGCGGAATATGCCTTGAACGAAGTGGGGGGCTTCACTATCTATTCCGGCAAAAAACGATTTTATCCGATTCAAGTGGCGGAACGAGGCCTCGTTTGGTTCAAGATCAAGGCGCATGGAGAGGCGGGTCATGGTTCCGTCCCTTATGGAGATTCGGCGGTCGTCAAATTGGCCCAAGCGATCCAGAGACTGCATGAGCAGTTTCTTCCCCGTCACTCCCACCCGGTTGCCGAGGGTTTTATCCGAACGCTGGCAGGAGGACTCGCCCTGCCGGCCTCTCTCGTTCTCAAAATGATTGCTCGACCTTACGGCGACTGGCTCTTGAAAATCCTTCCGGACCGGAACACCGCCCGTTTTTTTGTCGCCACCCTCCACAACACTGCCGCCCCAACCATGTTGGAGGGAGGGCAAAAGGTGAACGTGATCCCTTCTGAAGTAGCCGTTGTCGTGGACGGCCGTATCCTCCCCGAGCAATCCCCGGAATCCTTTCTGACTGAAGTGAAAAACCGGATCGGACCGGGGTACACCCTTGAAATCCTCAAAACAACAGATGCCAACGAAACCCCGATATCGACCCCCCTCTTTCAAACACTGAAATCGGTGCTGGAGGAAAGAGATCCGGGGAGCATGGCAGTCCCCTACCTGATGACCGGTTTTACCGACGCGACCTATTATCAGAAACTGGGGATCAAGACCTATGGATTCGCGCCGATCCGACTTCCTGAAGGACTCGTCTTTACCAAACTGTTTCACAATCACAATGAGCGGATCCCGGTGGAAGGTTTTTACTGGGGGCTGGAAACGTTTTTTGAAGCGGTCCGACGATTCTGCGAGGCGTCTACAACAGCTTGA